A region from the Aegilops tauschii subsp. strangulata cultivar AL8/78 chromosome 5, Aet v6.0, whole genome shotgun sequence genome encodes:
- the LOC109746224 gene encoding uncharacterized protein has product MPPQWPWLQPAAAAAAARRATPFVLRGRRCSSSVPASVCASAPSGHAREQEDEQSLVVVGGGAAGVYASIRAKTLAPHLNVVVIEKGKFLSKVKISGGGRCNVTNGHHLEPSGLARNYPRGYKELRGSFFRTHGPQDTMHWFSDHGVELKTEEDGRVFPVTDNSASVVDCLLNEARRLGVSLQAGKSVSGASVDANGKFVVKVEKRTIDFVDYISANYVLVATGSSQQGYSFAAQHGHSIIPPVPSLFTFKIADKRLADLSGVSFTRVTAKLMLDGIQKSAPELTQTGPMLVTHWGLSGPVVLRLSAWGARELYQDKYQAKLVVDFIPDIHIEDVKRILFQHKDQHAKNKVNNAFPKEFGLVKRFWGFLLEQESLDGDMHWATVPKSHLNAMALRLKQWMFEVVGKGQFKDEFVTAGGVPLSEISLSTMESKKQPNLFFAGEVLNVDGVTGGFNFQNAWTGGYIAGTSIGTLASKSILKEEQACLQLQGS; this is encoded by the exons ATGCCGCCGCAGTGGCCGTGGCtccagcccgccgccgccgccgccgccgctcgccgcgcCACCCCCTTCGTCTTGCGCGGGAGACGCTGCTCCTCCTCCGTCCCCGCCTCCGTCTGCGCCTCGGCGCCCTCCGGCCACGCCCGCGAGCAG GAGGATGAGCAGTCACTGGTTGTGGTGGGCGGCGGCGCCGCCGGGGTGTACGCGTCGATAAGGGCCAAGACCCTGGCTCCCCACCTCAACGTGGTGGTCATAGAGAAAGGGAAGTTCTTGTCCAAG GTCAAGATCTCCGGCGGCGGGCGGTGCAATGTCACCAACGGGCACCATCTCGAGCCGTCG GGACTGGCGAGAAATTATCCTAGGGGGTACAAAGAACTCCGGGGATCCTTCTTTCGCACCCATGGGCCACAGGATACCATGCACTGGTTTTCAGATCATGGTGTGGAGCTTAAG ACCGAAGAGGACGGTAGAGTCTTTCCTGTCACTGACAACTCTGCTTCGGTAGTAGACTGCCTGCTGAATGAGGCGAGAAGACTGGGAG TTTCCCTGCAGGCTGGTAAATCCGTGTCCGGTGCATCTGTCGACGCCAACGGCAAGTTTGTTGTCAAAGTTGAGAAGCGTACTATTGATTTTGTAGATTACATCAGCGCTAATTATGTCTTAGTTGCTACAGGCAGCAGCCAACAG GGCTACTCATTTGCTGCGCAACACGGTCACTCTATTATTCCACCTGTGCCCAGCCTATTCACATTCAAAATTGCAGACAAGCGACTGGCTGATCTATCCGGG GTTTCGTTCACAAGGGTCACAGCAAAACTGATGCTAGATGGCATTCAGAAAAGCGCTCCTGAATTAACTCAG ACTGGACCTATGTTGGTTACACATTGGGGGCTTAGTGGCCCTGTTGTTCTTCGATTATCTGCATGGGGAGCACGTGAACTATATCAGGACAAGTACCAAG CAAAGCTTGTGGTTGACTTCATACCGGACATTCACATCGAGGACGTGAAGCGGATCCTATTCCAGCACAAAGACCAACATGCG AAGAACAAAGTAAATAACGCCTTTCCCAAGGAGTTTGGTCTGGTGAAGAGGTTTTGGGGATTCCTTCTAGAACAGGAG AGTTTAGATGGTGACATGCACTGGGCCACCGTGCCAAAAAGTCATCTGAACGCGATGGCCCTTCGATTGAAACAGTGGATGTTTGAGGTTGTTGGGAAG GGCCAATTCAAAGATGAATTTGTGACAGCTGGAGGTGTTCCACTTTCAGAG ATATCGCTTAGCACCATGGAAAGCAAGAAGCAGCCCAATCTGTTCTTTGCAGGAGAG GTACTTAACGTCGACGGGGTCACAGGCGGGTTCAATTTTCAG AATGCATGGACTGGTGGGTATATAGCTGGGACAAGCATTGGCACATTGGCATCAAAAAGCATTCTGAAAGAAGAGCAAGCCTGTTTGCAActacaaggatcttaa
- the LOC109746221 gene encoding pentatricopeptide repeat-containing protein At1g18900: MLRAKQLSTLTQCARSFYLSGSRCGSADGASCTCPDDDTCGSKRQTASTIERRSSVKVQPPSAQHVAGSATGYPTQAVNVIPSTSSPDKEPASSNRSNHPGNRQVQGNNYVQPSKQAARGISQSGIAGAGVYNELVNLKSSSNNGSTKQVPQAGANYSSKPLSGGQSSNNKANNQHSHAGANTPCAPSMQNDFGKGGSRSGYAKPTQNFSGPAAAVSGSPSQVRNQRHPNQGHSNYHSNNSPNSDGRWAGVQTRNFSAPTVYSGPSDKSQGPLGTIKGHGGGPQSNLRSLKSLRAVEQYYHTLQQMKWGPMTEHVLDNLRCKIDVFQANQVLKLLHDHNIALGFFHWLKRQPGFKHDGHTYTTMIGILGQAKQFGTMRKLLDEMSLVNCKPTVVTYNRIIHAYGRANFLREAVQVFEEMEGAGYEPDRVTYCTLIDIHAKSGYLEVAMDLYGRMQEVGLSPDTFTYSAMVNCLGKGGQLAAAYKLFCEMIENGCTPNLVTYNIIIALQAKARNYDNVVKLYRDMQIAGFRPDKITYSIVMEVLGHCGHLDEAEAVFLEMRRDWAPDEPVYGLLVDLWGKAGNVDKALGWYHAMLQDGLQPNVPTCNSLLSAFLKLNRFQDAYSVLQNMLAQGLVPSLQTYTLLLSCCTDAHASMGLCCQLMAITGHPAHMFLLYLPDAEPGGENVRDHARYFLDMMHSEDRESKRGIMDAVIDFLHKSGLKEEAGFIWEVAAQKNVYPDSVREKSSSYWLINLHLMSEGTAVTALSRTLAWFHRQMLLMGSCPERIDIVTGWGRRSRVTGSSLVRQSIEKLLHLFQFPLFAARGNTGCFVGCGEPLSQWLHNPYVERMHLL, encoded by the coding sequence ATGTTGAGGGCAAAGCAACTCAGCACGCTAACCCAGTGTGCACGGTCCTTCTATCTTAGTGGGTCAAGGTGTGGTAGCGCGGATGGAGCTTCGTGCACGTGCCCTGATGATGAcacttgtggttcaaagaggCAGACTGCGAGTACTATCGAGCGCAGATCGTCTGTGAAGGTTCAGCCTCCGTCTGCGCAGCATGTTGCTGGTAGTGCTACTGGATACCCAACTCAAGCTGTTAATGTCATTCCTTCCACCTCATCTCCAGACAAGGAGCCAGCATCAAGCAACAGAAGTAACCATCCTGGTAACCGTCAGGTTCAAGGAAATAATTATGTGCAGCCCTCTAAGCAGGCCGCCAGGGGCATTTCTCAGTCCGGAATCGCAGGAGCTGGTGTGTATAATGAGTTGGTAAATTTGAAGTCCTCCTCGAATAATGGAAGCACTAAGCAAGTTCCACAGGCTGGTGCCAACTATTCTAGCAAGCCATTATCTGGTGGCCAGTCTTCTAATAACAAGGCAAATAATCAGCATAGCCATGCTGGGGCAAATACACCTTGTGCCCCTTCCATGCAAAATGATTTTGGGAAGGGGGGCTCAAGATCTGGATACGCAAAGCCAACGCAGAATTTCTCAGGGCCAGCGGCTGCAGTTTCCGGTTCACCGTCACAAGTAAGGAATCAAAGGCATCCTAATCAAGGCCACTCAAATTACCATTCTAATAATAGTCCCAATTCAGATGGCAGGTGGGCTGGAGTTCAAACTCGCAACTTCTCAGCTCCAACTGTTTATAGTGGCCCCTCTGACAAATCTCAGGGCCCTTTAGGAACAATAAAAGGTCATGGTGGAGGACCGCAGTCCAACTTAAGATCACTGAAGTCGTTGCGGGCAGTCGAACAGTATTACCATACGCTGCAGCAGATGAAGTGGGGTCCCATGACGGAACATGTTCTTGATAATCTCCGTTGCAAGATTGATGTGTTCCAGGCCAATCAAGTGCTGAAGCTGCTTCATGACCACAACATCGCGCTTGGTTTCTTCCACTGGTTGAAGCGGCAGCCAGGGTTCAAGCATGATGGCCATACCTACACCACCATGATAGGGATCCTCGGACAGGCAAAGCAGTTTGGCACGATGAGGAAGCTTCTCGATGAGATGAGCTTGGTAAACTGCAAGCCGACCGTGGTGACATACAACAGAATAATACACGCGTATGGCCGTGCAAACTTTCTGAGAGAGGCTGTTCAGGTCTTCGAGGAGATGGAGGGAGCTGGTTACGAGCCTGATCGCGTCACATACTGCACACTGATCGATATCCATGCTAAGTCAGGGTACCTGGAAGTGGCCATGGATTTGTATGGCAGGATGCAAGAAGTCGGCCTGTCGCCCGATACTTTCACCTACAGCGCCATGGTCAATTGCCTTGGAAAAGGGGGCCAGCTGGCGGCCGCCTACAAGCTTTTCTGTGAGATGATCGAGAATGGGTGCACGCCCAACCTGGTTACTTACAACATAATAATCGCCCTGCAGGCCAAGGCAAGAAACTACGACAATGTCGTGAAGCTGTACAGGGACATGCAGATCGCCGGATTCCGTCCCGACAAGATAACCTACAGCATTGTCATGGAGGTTCTTGGTCACTGTGGTCATCTGGATGAGGCTGAGGCTGTGTTCCTCGAGATGAGGCGCGACTGGGCTCCTGACGAGCCCGTGTATGGCCTTCTGGTGGACCTCTGGGGCAAGGCCGGGAATGTCGACAAGGCGTTAGGGTGGTACCATGCGATGCTCCAGGATGGTTTGCAGCCCAACGTGCCCACCTGCAATTCCCTCCTGAGTGCTTTCCTGAAGCTCAACAGGTTTCAGGACGCCTACAGCGTGCTCCAGAACATGCTTGCGCAGGGGCTCGTCCCGTCTCTCCAGACGTACACCTTGCTGCTCAGCTGCTGCACCGACGCTCACGCTTCGATGGGGCTATGCTGCCAGCTCATGGCCATCACCGGACACCCGGCCCACATGTTCTTGCTCTACCTGCCCGACGCCGAGCCCGGCGGCGAGAACGTGAGGGACCACGCCAGGTATTTCCTGGACATGATGCACAGCGAGGACAGGGAGAGCAAGAGGGGCATAATGGACGCCGTCATAGACTTCCTGCACAAGTCCGGCCTCAAGGAGGAGGCCGGCTTCATCTGGGAGGTGGCCGCGCAGAAGAACGTCTACCCGGACTCCGTGAGGGAGAAGAGCTCCTCCTACTGGCTCATCAACCTCCACCTCATGTCCGAGGGCACCGCCGTCACCGCTCTCTCCAGGACGCTCGCCTGGTTCCACAGGCAGATGCTGCTCATGGGCTCCTGCCCCGAGAGGATCGACATCGTCACCGGCTGGGGGAGGAGGAGCAGGGTGACCGGCTCCTCGCTGGTCCGCCAGTCCATCGAGAAGCTGCTGCATCTCTTCCAGTTCCCGCTCTTCGCCGCCCGCGGCAACACCGGCTGCTTCGTCGGGTGCGGGGAACCGCTCAGTCAGTGGCTGCACAACCCCTATGTCGAGCGCATGCATTTGCTCTAG
- the LOC109746223 gene encoding plasma membrane ATPase 1, with amino-acid sequence MAEKEAGNLDAVLKEVVDLENIPLEEVLENLRCSREGLTAEQAQQRLQIFGANKLEEKEESKVLKFLGFMWNPLSWVMEAAAIMAIALANGGNKPPDWQDFIGIITLLVINSTISFIEENNAGNAAAALMARLAPKAKILRDGRWTEEDAAILVPGDVISIKLGDIIPADARLLEGDPLKIDQSALTGESLPATKGPGDGVYSGSTVKQGEIEAVVIATGVHTFFGKAAHLVDSTNQVGHFQKVLTAIGNFCICSIGVGMFIEIIVMYPIQHRAYRPGIDNLLVLLIGGIPIAMPTVLSVTMAIGSHRLSQQGAITKRMTAIEEMAGMDVLCSDKTGTLTLNKLTVDKNLVEVFERGITQDQVILMAARASRTENQDAIDTAIVGMLADPKEARAGIQEVHFLPFNPTDKRTALTYIDADGKMHRVSKGAPEQILHLAHNTSEIERRVHAVIDKFAERGLRSLAVAYQEVPDGRKESPGGPWHFAGLMPLFDPPRHDSAETIRRALNLGVNVKMITGDQLAIGKETGRRLGMGTNMYPSSALLGQKNSDESISALPVDDLIEKADGFAGVFPEHKYEIVKRLQARKHICGMTGDGVNDAPALKKADIGIAVADATDAARSASDIVLTEPGLSVIISAVLTSRAIFQRMKNYTIYAVSITIRIVLGFMLLALIWKFDFPPFMVLIIAILNDGTIMTISKDRVKPSPLPDSWKLAEIFTTGVILGGYLAIMTVIFFWAAYKTNFFPRLFHVESLEKTAQDDFQKLAAAIYLQVSTISQALIFVTRSRSWSFAERPGFLLVFAFLVAQLIATLIAVYADWRFTQIKGIGWGWAGVVWLYNIITYLPLDIIKFLIRYTLSGKAWDLVIDQRIAFTRKKDFGKEERELKWAHAQRTLHGLQPPDAKMFSEKGGYNELNHMAEEAKRRAEIARLRELHTLKGHVESVVKLKGLDIETIQQSYTV; translated from the exons GAGAACATCCCCctggaggaggtgttggagaacCTGAGATGCAGCCGCGAGGGGCTCACCGCGGAGCAGGCGCAGCAGCGCCTCCAAATCTTCGGCGCCAACAAGctggaggagaaggaggagagcaAGGTCCTCAAGTTCCTGGGCTTCATGTGGAACCCGCTCTCCTGGGTCATGGAGGCCGCCGCCATCATGGCCATCGCGCTCGCCAACGGAGGG AATAAGCCGCCGGACTGGCAGGACTTCATCGGCATCATCACCCTGCTGGTTATCAACTCCACCATCAGTTTCATCGAGGAGAACAATGCCGGcaacgccgccgccgcgctcatgGCCCGTCTCGCGCCCAAAGCCAAG ATTCTCCGTGACGGCCGGTGGACCGAGGAAGACGCGGCCATCCTCGTGCCAGGGGATGTCATCAGCATCAAGCTCGGAGACATTATACCTGCAGATGCACGCCTCCTCGAGGGAGACCCTCTCAAGATTGATCAG TCTGCCCTGACTGGAGAATCATTGCCGGCCACCAAAGGCCCCGGTGATGGCGTCTACTCCGGTTCGACGGTCAAGCAAGGTGAGATCGAAGCTGTCGTGATCGCCACCGGTGTTCACACCTTCTTCGGAAAGGCTGCGCACCTTGTTGACTCCACTAACCAAGTGGGCCATTTTCAGAAG GTTCTGACGGCCATTGGGAACTTCTGCATTTGTTCCATTGGTGTGGGAATGTTCATCGAGATCATTGTAATGTATCCTATCCAGCACAGGGCGTACCGCCCTGGAATCGACAACCTCTTGGTCCTTCTCATTGGAGGCATTCCCATAGCCATGCCGACAGTCTTATCCGTGACTATGGCTATTGGGTCACATCGCTTGTCTCAACAG gGAGCTATCACAAAGAGAATGACTGCAATCGAGGAGATGGCGGGCATGGATGTCCTTTGCAGTGACAAAACTGGGACTTTGACTCTCAATAAGCTTACCGTGGACAAGAACCTTGTTGAG GTTTTCGAAAGAGGCATCACTCAGGACCAAGTGATTCTCATGGCTGCTAGGGCGTCTCGAACAGAAAACCAAGATGCTATTGATACAGCAATTGTGGGGATGCTAGCTGATCCGAAAGAG GCACGTGCTGGTATTCAAGAAGTTCATTTTCTGCCATTCAATCCTACTGACAAGAGGACGGCGCTGACATACATTGACGCTGATGGCAAAATGCACCGTGTTAGTAAGGGTGCACCTGAGCAG ATTCTTCACCTCGCTCACAACACATCGGAGATAGAGCGGAGGGTCCATGCTGTGATTGACAAATTTGCAGAGCGTGGACTTCGATCGCTTGCTGTAGCGTATCAG GAAGTACCAGATGGGAGGAAAGAAAGCCCTGGTGGCCCATGGCATTTTGCTGGTCTGATGCCACTTTTTGATCCTCCAAGACATGACAGTGCTGAAACAATTCGGAGGGCACTTAACCTTGGTGTTAATGTCAAGATGATCACCG GTGATCAGCTCGCCATTGGAAAGGAAACAGGGCGTCGCCTGGGAATGGGTACAAACATGTATCCTTCATCTGCTCTGTTGGGGCAGAAAAATTCAGACGAGTCCATTTCTGCTTTACCAGTTGACGATCTCATTGAGAAAGCTGATGGTTTTGCTGGCGTCTTCCCTG AGCACAAGTATGAGATTGTGAAACGCCTGCAAGCACGAAAGCACATCTGTGGGATGACGGGTGATGGAGTAAATGATGCTCCAGCTCTAAAGAAAGCAGATATTGGTATTGCTGTTGCTGATGCGACTGATGCAGCCAGGAGTGCTTCAGATATTGTCCTCACAGAACCAGGCCTCAGCGTGATCATCAGTGCCGTGCTTACCAGTCGTGCAATTTTCCAGCGTATGAAGAACTACACT ATCTATGCTGTCTCCATCACAATTCGTATTGTG CTTGGATTTATGCTACTTGCCCTCATCTGGAAATTCGACTTTCCACCGTTCATGGTCCTTATCATAGCGATTCTGAATGATG GTACCATCATGACTATATCAAAGGATCGGGTAAAACCATCTCCACTACCCGACAGCTGGAAGCTGGCTGAGATTTTCACAACTGGAGTTATCCTTGGTGGATACTTGGCAATAATGACGGTCATCTTCTTCTGGGCTGCGTACAAGACAAACTTTTTCCCG AGATTGTTTCATGTCGAAAGCCTGGAGAAGACAGCTCAGGACGATTTCCAAAAGCTCGCGGCTGCCATTTACCTCCAAGTCAGCACCATCAGCCAAGCTCTCATCTTTGTCACCAGATCACGCAGCTGGTCATTTGCCGAGCGTCCTGGGTTTCTACTGGTCTTTGCATTCTTGGTTGCGCAGCTG ATTGCTACACTGATCGCGGTGTATGCTGACTGGCGGTTCACTCAGATCAAAGGCATCGGGTGGGGCTGGGCTGGCGTCGTGTGGCTCTACAATATCATCACATACCTCCCGCTCGATATCATCAAGTTCCTCATCCGATACACTCTGAGCGGCAAAGCATGGGATCTCGTCATCGACCAAAGG ATTGCCTTCACAAGGAAGAAAGACTTCGGCAAGGAGGAGAGGGAGCTCAAGTGGGCACACGCTCAGAGGACCCTCCATGGGCTGCAGCCACCGGATGCCAAGATGTTCTCGGAGAAGGGGGGCTACAATGAGCTGAATCACATGGCTGAAGAGGCCAAGAGGAGGGCCGAGATTGCAAG GTTGAGGGAGCTTCATACTCTCAAAGGGCACGTGGAGTCCGTCGTCAAGCTGAAGGGTCTCGATATCGAGACGATCCAGCAATCCTACACGGTCTGA